Below is a window of Vicugna pacos chromosome 20, VicPac4, whole genome shotgun sequence DNA.
gttgatttgggcatccctgtgcctgaattcctgcagtacactcggtggtaaggatgggggtgcctggcagggagggaagcgggttgggagactgtacagctgggctgatgttaacctggggtgagcgggagcttgctgatgcatggcatctcggggcagggaactctccacactcaagaggggttcccactcccgcagggtccctttgatcagggtgctgggctgtcaggggaccacaggggtcccagtgaggattagggtgccttcaggcaatgggaagtgtggggtccagtggcaattgaattaactgtgcacccaaacccagcccccacctctttcagcctgtttcctaatctgcaaaactggaatgttattaaacatctcacggggtcattgatgggctgggacagactacacagtcaggagctggaattcttctgtcccctgattgtttgccttctttctgactatttgctctcacaagctcagtctctctgtctctcgctctttcacttctaagtttctctcatgctctggtttcatttgatttccaaccaccgcccctcccctccgccaaactccagatgagtgaacttgatttctatgtgtcagttccaaattcccaggaaagatgctctgtcaccctctggatcttctgtccaacccatgagttgtggccagatgagcgagtccctctgggaccagcagagggtctctgcccagcccccagccaccactgtgggagcacatagctctccgtggaggaagtactggctgtgaccttgtgtcactaagtgtgaatttatgtcttctcttgaaccaccttcatcctcctaaacaaagatgaaaattaaacactcccgggatttgtgtcatggaacactcagggtgggggctaatggggctggaatttctgctgtatttaaggggctacagtgaatccccaacgagagcctgcaaagggaacagcaccagccccacccggcacttagggcgctgagtctgcgtgacgttgagccaggcttctgaccacagctcaggggtctggtctgaccagttagcctttgaaaccaaccagctttggattcctcaatcccaccctgaggttttacctgaaccatcagcttctgtatctctgaagacagatgctgaggacccttcacgtaagccgttcgcacagccctgttcaggcctttgtgctgcacggtctgcccggcgagctgaccgaggttggtattttactgatgttagaagtagtctggtttcccgatgtactgtttcactgaacaagcaacagaagccacttctcgctgataaaagcagaaaagggacataatgaaaagatactgggagggtgtgtggagtggccaggaccggagccaacccaggagctgtaggaggtgttagggagccccaggcaccaggctgggaggggtgctaccgggccccctgccaccccagaagggacccccctccacccgaccctccacctcactcactgcaggttcatgtcccggcagggccaggtcacactgaagccaccagcacacacctcagttggggagctggccccgtctgagctgcgggcgtgcctggtgtggggagaggcccagttagaggaaggcagttcccctactgttccgagttaaggtgcaagtcagtgcccatcactcaggagagccaggctggacggacctcattgtggtgactaggctgtctgagttcacttattactttctacttttgaaggccctggagggagaaaaagtgaaggttctagtacttattttgtgtttcccacataccaggtgtggtaaacaagccacttcagacaaggcccggagcaaccacgtaaataggccacggagcaagtcgtgcagtcaggcctctgtggtcccgaaacccgtgtccccatcggctccatagttaccagtggaaactagggggatttatgggactgtgtgctcctgtgagggctgggatatgtgtgtttaagtccacatcttcagaaactcggctagaaccacagccactgattgcacggtggcagaggaagggaggattccagcctctggtccagctcgtgtggagctcagaagttcttcctcctgtcctgaaaataacaccaaatctgagggagctgcaaacccactgctcttcttagatcccagaagactgagggggaaagctgcttccaacccagagaggttgcaaagggaacagcgggcaggcttggagagtcacagctcccaaggcagaacctgcttttgtaagaaccccgggggcaggcagatttaacaggtccctgaggccagcaggaggctcagtgtggggaaatcagagtgtgacaactccagggggccagtcagaggggccccatgctctttttcatgtattttacatccaggaccgtgtcctgttctcagaatgaaggtcagaggataactcctcatgcttcctgcctggagaggagaaaataactgtattgaaatacacccagaacattctgtttcgttgggggaagttgttttttgtttgtttttttaatgagaaattattttaccagagcctaaccaacctgggagaagggaaatcccttctgtgtcacccaaattggggtggggggaaagagacacacttgtggaggtcacagctcagggcacaggctcaatgagaactaatcacaggactgcagatgccctgctctgtcccgctcccccaacaccttacctccatgtcagtagggcccgtgtgtaataacaggaataatactaacagaagtaaatgtctcaggagtgtctagggaaaacccaaagacagcggggagatgaaaacaaggacacacaggctgttttagcctctcacaccaatagctgtagcaaactacacacagcccagccccagtagataaacagacaacctcacagaagaaattatttattttggttctcttacccagtgcattccatggtgcatcctcgcctagaattgagtggaagcaagtccatctcagaagggacataactgaagagggatggcttcccagactctgaggggcagagagagcaccagcctgggttagagaaaggtgaggggtggggtagggtgtgggctgccttcttccccatataaggaaccttcctgaggccagcacagtaggagggagggccatggggtggaagcagccagacttcatcctgagaactgttgggatgcctcaaagggaccattcaggtgcccaaactgggccctgattgagggagccagtcggtctgacccagagcccaggactgaggtgggctcacagcaggccggtattacttggccggatccatttcacttctccgaagccctgtgtaaaacgaagcgtggacggcctggtgagcacagctctgccctcaagaccggtttcaactcctctcttcccagagaacagcatctctgaacccgtcctgggtgacctcacagagatcaccctagtggcccaggctagtgaccgggaacatgtaccttcctgcaggcaacccctgacgtccactgatgcatcatatactggcaaagagtgagtcactgtgcattggtctaacagcagagactctgccaaaggcccaagaggtggtgtgtgggacatgcaggggtgcaggagtgtaagcagtgcaaaagtgtaactggtgacaggggtgcaggggctgtggagggcgcaggcatttcaggggatgtgggggtggagggatgcagaattgcagagagtagcaggggtgcagaggtgcagggagtgtagggatgcagggaggtgctcagggacctggccaggataagaaggcaagtgcacatccttgcagtcagcctgaccccggtaggctattgcaatgcttttgggctgcggcggcggcggtggcggttgggaggctgcccgggcaagccgatcgatttcttctcttccctgcagcctggcctggggtggggcttggccgccggagattcgccagatgttgcactccaggtaagcttgctcctggtaggtggggcggttaggtcagaaggcagtggcagcggcagaggggcggagcgggtctacccctggtgaacgggtggaatagctgccttgtcccggctgctgggcctgggagcggcctcttcttccccaggtcgccggacactcctgtcccactcagcttgctgagtgcggagtgggggcggggccgttaaggtgcgggacccacggggggagggaggctgccgcgggggagccgatcaattcgctccgctctccccagaggcggagccaggggcggcttctgctgccctagaggcgggacgcgggtctccagatgaacttgctcctgggaggcggcggcggaggcggcaggggcaggggatgtgttccagggagttgctccatttcttctctcccccacggcctggcttgggggcgacgtctgccgccggagatttgcctgaggtccgactccaggtgagcttgctcctgggagatgggtgcggtgcggtcagggggctggtaaggtggtggctgcaggcatagggaggctgccccggaggagattgtggattagctccatgtctgcaccgcgtggcctgaaggcggcctctgctgctccaggtcccgggacacccctgtcccactttgcctgctgggggcgggaggcagggtagtcagggtgcaggggtggcggtggtcgggggcctgcagcgggggagcggaccatttgctcccatcttccccgcgtcttgtcctgggggcggtcgctgttgccctgtgttatgagacgcgtgtatcctagtcggcctgaccccgggagttggacttggtactttgggggtggtggcagcagcggcaggttttcccatggaacttgtccatttgctcccacttccccccatggtttgccctgggggcggtccctgttgtcccaagttcgtcggacgtccatctccaggtcagcctgctccctagaggaggccactgtgaggtcatgggcaagagtggtggctgctgcgggggtaggggctgccttggggagctggtggattggctcccgtctccccgatggcctggtgtgggagtggcctctcctgccccaggtcaccagacgcacctgtcccactcagcctgctgggggaggggcgccctgggcggtgcctttaaggtgcgggggtggcgatggcgggggtagaagacctgcagcgcggagcctgtcaatttgctctcctcttccccgtgaccaatcctgggggcgtcctctgctgcccaagaagccggatgcccgtctccaggtcagcttgctcctgggagacgggcccgatgtggtcgaggggcagaggcagttgcgacggccggctgccccgcctaatggggccacttcttctcctctcccctgacctggcctggggacgtcctctctggcgcaagattcgcctgacaccccacacctggt
It encodes the following:
- the LOC140687542 gene encoding uncharacterized protein isoform X1, which translates into the protein MKVEDTFCPLATQTDAEDPSRKPFAQPCSGLCAARSARRADRENSISEPVLGDLTEITLVAQASDREHVPSCRQPLTSTDASYTGKDLAWGGAWPPEIRQMLHSR